A genomic region of Sulfobacillus acidophilus DSM 10332 contains the following coding sequences:
- a CDS encoding peptidase M61 domain protein (PFAM: M61 glycyl aminopeptidase~COGs: COG3975 protease with the C-terminal PDZ domain~InterPro IPR001478:IPR007963~KEGG: cyj:Cyan7822_1192 peptidase M61 domain-containing protein~PFAM: Peptidase M61~SMART: PDZ/DHR/GLGF~SPTR: Peptidase, M61 (Glycyl aminopeptidase) family protein) → MATPKLQFVVNCLEPGLHVYRVTLHITDLPAGKHHLTLPVWTPGAYEIQDFARHLFQIDASLNETPLELAHTAKNVWEFDTYDTATVIVRYQVYAYELGVDTSHLDQTHAYWNGAQLFFLVDDYKDLPIEVVIEAPPEWHVSTGLERLEDHPYRFRAANYDLLIDSPVEVGTHRRLTFTVDNVPHEVAIWGHGNEDTTRLLNDIEAIVRTQRELFGGLPYAHYTFILHLSDRRGGGLEHLNSTTCSVHRFSFRPWKEYRRVLELIAHEFFHLWNVKRIHPEMLGPFDYNREVYTHLLWAMEGFTDYYAYLSLRRAGLFTLKDYCGGLAERMQRYEQLPGRFVQSLGESSFDTWIKLYKPDADSPNRTISYYLKGDLVGTCLDLEIRQRTENRASLDDVLRRLYDRYGQHGVGFPESVYQDTVEEVAQSSFEEFFQSYIWGTDPVPFDHYLAYAGLLLERRYKNPDGDENEAPPSWPWLGIATGNVKGQDLVVEHVYVNGPARDRINPGDRVLALNGFEIPSNDELGRRLRLDYHSGDTVEVTVVRRGELKTVTVVLEDAPPNDYRIVANPDAPPSARQLFETWLKASWDDAASLSAK, encoded by the coding sequence GTGGCAACGCCAAAGTTGCAATTTGTGGTCAACTGTCTCGAACCCGGTTTACATGTCTATCGTGTCACGCTTCACATCACCGACCTCCCCGCCGGTAAACATCACCTGACCCTACCGGTCTGGACGCCGGGCGCCTACGAAATTCAAGATTTCGCCCGTCATCTCTTTCAGATTGACGCCAGCCTGAACGAAACCCCGCTCGAGTTGGCCCATACGGCTAAAAACGTGTGGGAATTTGACACCTACGATACGGCAACCGTGATCGTTCGATATCAGGTGTATGCCTACGAACTCGGTGTCGACACGAGCCATTTAGATCAAACCCACGCCTATTGGAACGGTGCACAACTTTTCTTTTTAGTGGATGACTATAAAGATCTGCCCATTGAGGTAGTCATCGAAGCGCCCCCGGAATGGCATGTATCCACTGGACTGGAACGACTGGAGGACCATCCCTATCGCTTTCGGGCCGCGAATTACGATCTCTTAATCGATTCCCCGGTGGAAGTCGGCACCCACCGACGGTTGACCTTTACCGTCGATAACGTCCCCCATGAAGTCGCCATTTGGGGGCATGGCAACGAGGATACCACCCGTCTCCTCAACGATATCGAAGCCATTGTCCGCACCCAGCGAGAATTGTTTGGTGGGCTTCCGTATGCGCATTACACGTTTATTCTGCATTTGAGCGACCGTCGCGGGGGCGGGTTAGAACACCTCAACTCCACTACCTGCAGCGTCCACCGGTTTTCTTTCCGCCCGTGGAAAGAATATCGGCGGGTTCTGGAGCTGATTGCCCATGAATTTTTCCACTTATGGAACGTCAAGCGCATACACCCCGAGATGCTAGGCCCCTTCGACTATAACCGGGAAGTCTATACGCATTTATTGTGGGCCATGGAAGGATTTACCGACTATTACGCCTATCTATCCCTGCGACGCGCCGGGTTATTTACCCTCAAAGATTATTGTGGCGGGTTAGCCGAACGCATGCAACGCTATGAGCAGTTACCCGGGCGATTTGTCCAAAGCCTCGGCGAGTCGAGTTTCGATACATGGATTAAATTATATAAACCGGATGCCGACTCGCCGAACCGGACGATTTCGTATTACCTGAAGGGGGACCTGGTCGGCACCTGCTTAGACTTGGAAATCCGGCAGCGCACAGAAAATCGGGCCTCTTTGGATGACGTCCTCCGGCGACTATATGACCGTTATGGCCAACACGGGGTGGGCTTTCCGGAATCCGTCTATCAAGACACGGTGGAGGAGGTGGCTCAATCCTCCTTTGAGGAATTTTTTCAATCATATATTTGGGGCACTGATCCGGTTCCGTTTGACCACTATTTAGCCTATGCCGGACTTCTGCTGGAACGCCGTTATAAAAATCCGGACGGCGACGAAAACGAGGCCCCGCCGTCCTGGCCTTGGCTCGGCATTGCCACCGGCAACGTCAAAGGTCAAGACTTGGTGGTAGAACACGTCTATGTAAACGGCCCCGCCCGCGATCGGATCAATCCCGGTGACCGGGTCCTGGCCTTAAACGGTTTTGAAATACCCTCCAATGACGAACTCGGTCGCCGTTTACGGCTGGATTACCACAGCGGCGACACCGTGGAAGTTACCGTCGTGCGCCGCGGGGAACTCAAAACGGTTACCGTCGTGCTCGAAGACGCTCCTCCGAACGACTATCGGATTGTCGCCAATCCGGATGCTCCCCCGTCCGCCCGCCAACTATTCGAAACCTGGTTGAAGGCTTCCTGGGACGATGCCGCGTCCCTGAGCGCGAAATAA
- a CDS encoding hypothetical protein (PFAM: Protein of unknown function (DUF459)~COGs: COG2845 conserved hypothetical protein~KEGG: ace:Acel_0459 hypothetical protein~SPTR: Putative uncharacterized protein) → MKAGWWVGLAFVIGIAGPIFGLIENHPVPRSTPKIALRRHRSEPSGPAFSLPPAHPKTPTVQPAVPMPTGQQPLTILCIGDSLGEDLQYGLADLMGSNPAVHIVEAAVGSTGLANVAYYNWPLALSQELARYHPQIVVVLLGGNDAVSFDQGPQYVPFGSPLWQTDYGERVAHMMEEARQAGAYVVWVGLPVMASFSVLSNTAMQALNTVYQDQARLHPGVVYVSSWTLFQNADGQFTEYLPDTAGQSVMVRDPDGVHIAPPAGNELIASLVIQQINQHFGLSLCVSGQDPWQNFHLARCPTVP, encoded by the coding sequence ATGAAAGCGGGTTGGTGGGTCGGACTGGCTTTCGTTATCGGCATCGCGGGGCCGATTTTTGGCCTCATTGAGAATCACCCGGTTCCCCGGTCAACCCCAAAAATCGCGCTGCGCCGCCATCGTTCAGAACCCTCGGGACCGGCCTTCTCGTTGCCGCCCGCCCATCCGAAAACCCCTACCGTTCAACCGGCGGTACCGATGCCGACCGGTCAACAGCCGTTGACCATTTTGTGCATCGGCGATTCGTTAGGGGAAGATCTCCAATACGGGCTCGCGGATCTGATGGGTTCCAACCCGGCGGTCCATATCGTGGAAGCGGCAGTCGGTTCAACCGGGTTGGCCAATGTCGCCTATTATAATTGGCCCCTGGCCCTATCCCAAGAATTGGCCCGTTATCATCCCCAAATCGTCGTCGTTCTTTTAGGCGGCAACGATGCGGTCAGTTTTGACCAAGGCCCGCAATATGTCCCCTTCGGTAGTCCTTTATGGCAGACCGATTACGGCGAGCGCGTAGCCCACATGATGGAAGAGGCACGTCAAGCCGGCGCTTATGTCGTGTGGGTCGGTCTTCCGGTGATGGCGTCCTTTTCGGTGCTGTCCAATACCGCCATGCAAGCACTTAACACCGTCTATCAAGATCAAGCCCGCCTTCACCCGGGCGTGGTCTACGTCTCGAGTTGGACTCTTTTTCAAAACGCCGACGGGCAATTTACCGAATATTTACCGGATACGGCCGGCCAATCCGTCATGGTCCGTGACCCGGACGGTGTGCACATCGCCCCTCCGGCGGGCAATGAACTCATTGCCTCACTGGTGATCCAACAAATTAATCAACACTTTGGACTTTCGCTCTGTGTGAGTGGGCAAGATCCCTGGCAGAATTTCCATTTGGCCCGTTGTCCGACCGTACCCTAA
- a CDS encoding Tripeptidyl-peptidase I (PFAM: Subtilase family; Pro-kumamolisin, activation domain~COGs: COG4934 protease~InterPro IPR015366~KEGG: bph:Bphy_5054 peptidase S53 propeptide~PFAM: Peptidase S53, propeptide~PRIAM: Tripeptidyl-peptidase I~SPTR: Kumamolysin-As-like protein): protein MRLPGHTLSRAPEGHWETRLIGPETVTVAFVLKPRQDLDAYQGPPLTPPLFDKAFGLLPADRQAIREWLVQKGFRITAESELIIWTEVTLSQLAQALDLEFRFKLEDGHRLYHSLVDPELPDWMAPHILAVMGLQNVTRMTPKFRNPVDTEQLANNGQGFFPQDLVTAYDFPPQFDGSGQTVGLLEFSNGYNPQDIQTFWQTMGIPVRPVTFVSVDGTPNDGGISSVDMEATLDIEWAGAMAPGASLVVYEASAGTSDQSFGASLLKALDYALHDQVNRPSILSISYGDGESQFPVSEMIAWDTIMAQGAVQGVTTFVASGDQGAYGLHGIGWPAPHVDAPANCPHAVAVGGTHLVLDSHNQIAQETGWTNTNNNGASGGGISQVFPVPSYQSGLSLPVKPGNHPGRGVPDVAANADPDTGYAVYFQGAPTVVGGTSAAAPLWAALGARLNQARAVAGRPPLGFLNPWLYQLGPTAAFHDITVGNNTYNCVEGYVCTPGWDAVTGWGSPDAAKIILELQTV, encoded by the coding sequence ATGCGTTTACCCGGACATACGTTATCGCGTGCACCGGAAGGCCATTGGGAGACCCGACTCATCGGGCCGGAGACGGTGACGGTGGCGTTTGTTTTGAAACCGCGACAGGATTTGGATGCCTATCAAGGTCCCCCCTTAACCCCTCCGTTGTTTGACAAGGCCTTTGGCCTCTTGCCGGCCGATCGGCAGGCGATCCGTGAGTGGTTGGTACAAAAGGGATTTCGGATTACGGCGGAAAGTGAGCTCATCATCTGGACGGAAGTCACCTTAAGTCAGCTGGCCCAAGCCCTTGACTTGGAATTTCGCTTCAAACTGGAAGATGGGCATCGGCTTTACCATTCACTGGTCGATCCGGAGTTGCCGGATTGGATGGCCCCTCATATTCTTGCCGTCATGGGCTTACAAAACGTCACACGGATGACGCCCAAATTCCGGAATCCGGTCGATACGGAGCAATTAGCGAATAATGGGCAAGGATTTTTCCCGCAAGACCTCGTCACGGCCTATGATTTTCCGCCGCAATTTGACGGCAGCGGTCAAACCGTTGGACTCTTGGAGTTTTCCAACGGCTACAATCCGCAAGACATCCAGACGTTTTGGCAGACCATGGGAATTCCGGTGCGGCCGGTCACTTTTGTGTCGGTGGACGGTACGCCGAATGATGGGGGCATTAGCTCGGTTGATATGGAAGCGACGCTCGATATCGAATGGGCGGGGGCCATGGCGCCGGGCGCATCCCTGGTGGTATATGAGGCCTCTGCCGGAACTAGTGACCAGTCATTCGGCGCGTCGCTGCTTAAAGCATTAGATTATGCCTTACATGATCAGGTGAACCGGCCGTCGATTTTATCGATTAGCTATGGTGACGGGGAATCGCAATTTCCGGTCTCGGAAATGATCGCGTGGGACACCATCATGGCCCAAGGCGCGGTTCAAGGGGTCACCACGTTTGTGGCATCCGGGGATCAAGGGGCATACGGACTCCATGGTATCGGGTGGCCGGCGCCGCACGTTGACGCTCCGGCTAATTGCCCGCATGCGGTGGCCGTGGGAGGCACCCATTTGGTCCTCGATTCGCATAACCAAATCGCTCAAGAAACGGGTTGGACCAACACCAACAACAATGGAGCGTCCGGCGGAGGAATCAGCCAGGTGTTTCCCGTGCCCTCCTATCAATCAGGGCTTTCCTTGCCGGTCAAACCCGGAAACCATCCGGGCCGGGGGGTACCGGACGTGGCGGCCAATGCCGATCCGGATACCGGGTATGCCGTCTATTTTCAAGGCGCGCCGACGGTGGTCGGCGGTACGTCGGCGGCCGCTCCCTTATGGGCGGCTCTCGGGGCACGCTTAAATCAAGCGCGGGCGGTGGCCGGTCGGCCTCCGCTGGGCTTTCTCAATCCTTGGCTTTACCAATTGGGGCCGACGGCGGCCTTTCATGATATTACCGTCGGTAACAACACCTATAATTGCGTCGAGGGTTATGTTTGTACGCCGGGATGGGATGCCGTGACCGGCTGGGGCAGTCCTGACGCCGCCAAGATTATTCTTGAGCTGCAAACAGTATAG
- a CDS encoding exopolysaccharide biosynthesis polyprenyl glycosylphosphotransferase (PFAM: Bacterial sugar transferase~TIGRFAM: exopolysaccharide biosynthesis polyprenyl glycosylphosphotransferase~COGs: COG2148 Sugar transferase involved in lipopolysaccharide synthesis~InterPro IPR017475:IPR003362~KEGG: dak:DaAHT2_1777 exopolysaccharide biosynthesis polyprenyl glycosylphosphotransferase~PFAM: Bacterial sugar transferase~PRIAM: Undecaprenyl-phosphate galactose phosphotransferase~SPTR: Exopolysaccharide biosynthesis polyprenyl glycosylphosphotransferase;~TIGRFAM: Exopolysaccharide biosynthesis polyprenyl glycosylphosphotransferase), producing MFRGRTNRWDELAVFVDTGAAYIAYLLVVHAYLTWLNPRVATVQLLSHYFSFSVAVLATSWMALKLNFRGYSRRWNQLPAEMVMLFISNVESAIGLALLIFVLKATWFSRAIFVLFPVAAMLLQTGVHATIKLSLGHFRLSGRDQRRLIVLGYPKRARIFADTVAHVPEAGMHVVDLIPIELGHPDESAAGVSRVHQLILSTVVDTVVIALPVADEVLMPVIDMARRQGKEVRLILDEMGVLAHRSRLYDFYGNSVLVVDASWAHQTSRSLVKRGIDIVLSGLAILVTAPIMAIIALAIKLDDPHSPVLFVQRRVGLNGRTFPLLKFRTMVPNAEELKAQLSHLNVMSGPVFKIPDDPRVTPIGRFLRRTSLDELPQLFNVFVGQMSLVGPRPALPSEVKLYGEDYRKRLSVRPGITCLWQISGRNEIDFQDWMRLDMEYIEHWSLALDLKILAKTIPAVLQQRGAH from the coding sequence ATGTTCCGGGGACGGACAAACCGGTGGGATGAACTGGCCGTTTTCGTGGATACGGGAGCGGCTTACATCGCGTATTTGCTGGTGGTGCATGCCTATCTGACGTGGTTAAATCCCCGGGTGGCCACGGTTCAGCTGCTGTCCCATTATTTTTCGTTTTCGGTGGCGGTCTTGGCTACGTCCTGGATGGCCCTGAAATTAAATTTTCGCGGCTATTCCCGGCGATGGAATCAATTGCCGGCCGAAATGGTCATGCTGTTCATTTCGAATGTGGAAAGTGCTATCGGGCTGGCCTTGCTCATTTTTGTGTTGAAAGCGACCTGGTTTTCCCGCGCGATTTTTGTCCTCTTTCCGGTCGCGGCGATGCTTTTACAGACCGGCGTCCATGCGACGATTAAACTGTCGTTAGGGCATTTTCGGCTGTCGGGTCGGGATCAGCGCCGGCTCATCGTCCTCGGCTACCCGAAGCGGGCCCGGATTTTTGCCGATACGGTGGCCCATGTGCCCGAAGCCGGCATGCACGTCGTCGATTTGATTCCGATTGAACTCGGGCACCCGGACGAAAGTGCGGCGGGCGTGTCGCGGGTTCATCAGTTAATTTTGTCTACGGTCGTCGACACGGTGGTCATTGCGTTACCTGTGGCGGACGAGGTCTTGATGCCGGTCATCGATATGGCGCGACGGCAGGGGAAAGAGGTCCGCCTGATTTTGGACGAGATGGGGGTCTTGGCCCATCGATCCCGGCTCTATGATTTTTACGGAAACTCGGTGTTGGTGGTCGACGCCTCCTGGGCTCACCAGACGTCGCGTTCGTTAGTGAAGCGGGGGATCGACATTGTGTTGTCGGGTTTGGCCATTTTGGTCACCGCCCCGATTATGGCGATCATTGCTTTAGCGATTAAATTGGACGATCCCCACAGTCCGGTCCTCTTTGTTCAACGGCGGGTGGGGCTGAACGGACGCACATTTCCCTTATTAAAATTTCGCACGATGGTGCCCAATGCGGAAGAGTTGAAGGCCCAGCTGTCTCATTTGAATGTGATGTCGGGGCCGGTATTTAAAATCCCGGATGATCCGCGGGTGACGCCCATCGGCCGTTTCTTGCGGCGGACCAGCCTCGATGAATTGCCGCAGCTGTTTAACGTGTTTGTAGGCCAAATGAGTTTGGTGGGACCGCGGCCGGCTTTACCGAGCGAAGTGAAGTTATATGGCGAGGATTATCGCAAACGGTTGTCGGTTCGTCCCGGTATCACCTGTTTATGGCAAATCTCCGGGCGCAACGAAATCGACTTTCAGGATTGGATGCGGCTCGATATGGAATACATCGAGCATTGGTCGTTAGCCCTCGATCTCAAGATTTTGGCCAAAACGATTCCAGCGGTGCTCCAGCAACGGGGCGCGCATTAA
- a CDS encoding transposase IS116/IS110/IS902 family protein (PFAM: Transposase IS116/IS110/IS902 family; Transposase~InterPro IPR002525:IPR003346~KEGG: gka:GK2025 transposase~PFAM: Transposase, IS116/IS110/IS902; Transposase, IS111A/IS1328/IS1533~SPTR: Transposase) has translation MDLEVVVTHGAGLDVHKKVIVATVLTPTVKETRSFGTLTPDLLALADWLQSCGVTHVAMEATGVYWKPVVNLLEAYPFEAVMVVNPQHIKGMPGRKTDVQDSQWIAGLLRIGALKASYIPPRPQRELREIVRYRTSLQQARATEANRIQKVLEGANVKLGSVISDVLGVTGQRILAALADGMTDPAALADLADPRIRASRDTLIHALTGLVTAHQRLMLRVQLQHVAFLDRQIAALSEEIATRLANFDDALTRLQTIPGVERRTAEIIIAEIGTDLQRFPSAGHLVSWAGFSPGQNESAGKARPTRTRKGSKALRAALTQSGHAAGKTQTYLGAVYHRLAGRRGKQRAAVATGRHILIAVYAILRTPGAVYEDLGATYYDQRDRQALVRREIRRLEALGYRVMVEPTSVAS, from the coding sequence ATGGACTTAGAGGTTGTCGTGACCCATGGCGCCGGGTTGGACGTCCACAAGAAGGTCATTGTGGCCACGGTGTTGACGCCGACGGTCAAGGAGACCCGGTCGTTTGGGACCCTGACGCCCGATCTCTTGGCGTTAGCCGATTGGCTGCAATCCTGTGGGGTCACGCACGTGGCCATGGAAGCAACCGGCGTGTATTGGAAGCCGGTCGTGAACCTGTTGGAAGCCTATCCCTTTGAGGCCGTGATGGTTGTGAATCCCCAGCACATTAAGGGCATGCCCGGGCGGAAGACCGACGTGCAGGACTCGCAATGGATCGCTGGATTGCTCCGGATCGGCGCGTTGAAGGCCAGCTATATCCCGCCACGCCCGCAGCGCGAGCTGCGGGAGATCGTGCGCTACCGGACGAGCCTGCAGCAAGCCCGCGCCACAGAAGCCAACCGGATCCAAAAGGTGTTGGAAGGGGCCAATGTCAAGCTCGGGAGCGTCATCAGCGATGTGTTGGGTGTCACCGGCCAGCGCATTCTCGCCGCCCTGGCGGACGGCATGACCGACCCGGCGGCCCTCGCCGATTTGGCCGATCCCCGGATCCGCGCCTCCCGGGACACCCTGATCCATGCCTTGACCGGCTTGGTGACGGCCCATCAGCGCCTGATGCTGCGCGTGCAGCTCCAACATGTGGCCTTTTTGGACCGCCAGATTGCGGCGCTGTCGGAGGAAATCGCCACGCGCCTCGCAAATTTTGACGACGCCCTCACCCGGTTGCAAACCATTCCCGGGGTCGAGCGTCGCACGGCCGAGATCATTATCGCCGAGATTGGGACCGATCTGCAACGGTTCCCGTCCGCCGGGCATCTGGTCTCCTGGGCCGGCTTCAGCCCCGGACAGAACGAGAGTGCGGGGAAAGCACGACCGACGCGCACCCGCAAGGGCAGTAAAGCGCTGCGGGCCGCCTTGACTCAAAGCGGCCATGCCGCCGGCAAGACCCAGACCTATCTGGGGGCGGTGTATCACCGCCTCGCAGGCCGCCGCGGGAAGCAACGCGCGGCCGTGGCGACCGGGCGCCACATTTTGATCGCGGTCTATGCGATCTTACGGACCCCGGGGGCTGTCTACGAAGATTTGGGCGCTACCTATTATGATCAGCGGGATCGGCAGGCCTTGGTCCGCCGGGAAATTCGCCGGCTCGAAGCCTTGGGCTATCGGGTCATGGTGGAGCCGACCTCGGTGGCGAGTTAA
- a CDS encoding Enoyl-CoA hydratase/isomerase (PFAM: Enoyl-CoA hydratase/isomerase family~COGs: COG1024 Enoyl-CoA hydratase/carnithine racemase~InterPro IPR001753~KEGG: bts:Btus_2133 enoyl-CoA hydratase/isomerase~PFAM: Crotonase, core~SPTR: Enoyl-CoA hydratase/isomerase;~manually curated) — protein MENVLDYQQEGPIVTIWLNRPEVHNAVNDALAEALRVAWTRFRDDETALVAILAGRGPSFSSGADLTQLESLNRPDTYLNADFIYRGTGYLGFTRMTDVFKPTIAAIHGYCVAGGLEMALWCDIRLATANARFGCLERRWNVPLVDGGTQRLPRTIGWGRAMDLMLTGREIDAETALAWGLVSAVTTEDTAYPMARKWARKIADYPQGALRTDKQAAMRGWGLPLEEALRTEAMLGMTQLNSSELTEGLQRFRTRQGKGAESDATD, from the coding sequence ATCGAAAACGTATTAGACTATCAACAAGAGGGCCCGATTGTCACCATTTGGCTGAACCGACCGGAGGTTCACAATGCGGTCAATGATGCGTTGGCGGAAGCGCTTCGCGTCGCCTGGACCCGCTTTCGTGACGACGAAACGGCCCTCGTAGCCATCTTGGCGGGACGCGGGCCTTCTTTTTCGTCGGGGGCGGACCTCACGCAGCTTGAGAGTTTAAATCGGCCGGATACCTACCTAAATGCGGATTTTATCTATCGGGGCACGGGGTATCTCGGGTTTACCCGAATGACCGACGTATTTAAACCCACAATAGCCGCCATTCACGGCTACTGCGTCGCCGGGGGACTGGAAATGGCCCTTTGGTGCGATATTCGCCTCGCGACGGCCAATGCCCGCTTCGGCTGTCTCGAGCGTCGCTGGAACGTACCGTTAGTCGACGGGGGCACTCAACGCCTACCCCGGACTATAGGCTGGGGGCGGGCCATGGACTTAATGCTGACGGGACGGGAAATCGATGCGGAAACCGCTTTGGCCTGGGGGTTAGTCAGTGCCGTGACGACCGAAGACACGGCGTATCCAATGGCCCGGAAGTGGGCCCGAAAGATTGCGGATTACCCGCAAGGGGCTTTGAGGACCGACAAGCAAGCGGCGATGAGAGGATGGGGTTTACCCTTGGAAGAGGCGTTACGGACCGAAGCCATGCTAGGCATGACCCAACTAAATTCCTCCGAGTTAACGGAGGGATTGCAGCGTTTTCGAACTCGTCAGGGAAAGGGAGCTGAGAGTGATGCCACGGATTGA